The following are encoded together in the Glycine soja cultivar W05 chromosome 5, ASM419377v2, whole genome shotgun sequence genome:
- the LOC114412410 gene encoding uncharacterized protein LOC114412410: MKPNDNMTMLAKTDSEVSSLTQSSPARSPRRDVYYVQSPSRDSSHDGEKTTNSFHSSPLQSPLGSPPHSHSNSSLGRHSRESASTRFSGSRKSSSSGNNRKGPWRPWKDQFHAIEEEGLLDPNDNAHHGFPRRCYFPAFVVGFVVLFSAFSLILWGASRPQKPAISLKSITFDQFVIQAGADMSGVATSLVSMNSSVKMTFRNTATFFGVHVTSTPVDLNYYQLTVATGTMPKFYQSRKSQRSVRVMVIGSHIPLYGGGANLNSVNGKPVEPVPLTLSVMVRSRAYVLGKLVKPKFYKKIECSIVMDPKKMGKAISLVKKCTYQ; encoded by the exons ATGAAGCCCAACGACAACATGACAATGCTGGCCAAAACCGACTCCGAGGTTAGCAGCCTCACGCAGTCTTCGCCGGCGCGGTCCCCGCGACGGGACGTGTACTACGTGCAAAGTCCGTCGCGGGACTCGTCCCACGACGGCGAGAAGACTACGAACTCGTTCCACTCGAGTCCGCTGCAGAGCCCCTTAGGCTCCCCGCCCCACTCCCACTCCAACTCCTCCCTGGGCCGCCACTCCCGCGAGTCCGCCTCCACGCGGTTCTCGGGCTCACGCAAGAGCAGCTCCTCCGGCAACAACCGCAAGGGTCCGTGGAGGCCCTGGAAGGACCAGTTCCACGCCATCGAGGAAGAGGGCCTCCTCGACCCCAACGACAATGCCCACCATGGCTTCCCTCGTCGCTGCTATTTCCCCGCGTTTGTCGTCGGCTTCGTCGTCCTCTTCTCCGCGTTCTCCCTCATTCTCTGGGGTGCTAGTCGCCCTCAAAAGCCCGCCATTTCTCTCAag AGTATAACGTTTGACCAATTCGTGATACAAGCGGGAGCGGATATGTCAGGAGTTGCCACAAGTTTGGTGTCCATGAATTCATCTGTGAAAATGACGTTTCGTAACACCGCTACATTTTTCGGGGTCCATGTGACCTCAACTCCCGTGGATCTCAATTATTATCAACTTACTGTAGCCACTGGAACT ATGCCAAAGTTTTATCAATCAAGGAAGAGCCAAAGATCTGTTCGGGTAATGGTAATTGGGAGTCATATTCCACTGTACGGAGGTGGAGCCAACCTGAACAGTGTGAACGGTAAACCGGTTGAACCGGTGCCGTTGACGTTGAGCGTGATGGTGCGGTCGAGGGCTTATGTTTTAGGCAAATTGGTGAAGCCAAAGTTCTACAAGAAAATAGAGTGTTCCATCGTTATGGATCCGAAGAAGATGGGCAAGGCAATTTCACTCGTCAAGAAATGCACTTACCAGTAA
- the LOC114412411 gene encoding mitogen-activated protein kinase kinase kinase 17-like, protein MDWVRGDALGRGSFATVSLAIPTTNPNQFPSLTAVKSAEAQTSCWLRNEKHVLDRLGSSSPRIIRCFGDDCSFENGVEYYNLFLEYAAGGSLADELKNHDGQISEHEAREYTRAIVEGLSHVHKSGFVHCDIKLQNILVFGDGGIKIADFGLAREAGQKQEKSECRGTPMFMSPEQATGGECESPADIWALGCTIVEMVTGKPAWQVEKGASMWSLLLRIGVGEEVPEIPNNLSEDGKDFIEKCFIKDPKKRWSAEMLLKHPFLINDGTVPFKRVHESPRSHFDFPDWVSSVTNSLPSSPEFQDKWDFDDGFCSPEDRLRQLLTVNRPASWSESDGWSSVR, encoded by the coding sequence atGGATTGGGTTCGAGGAGACGCCCTCGGGCGAGGAAGCTTCGCTACCGTTAGTTTAGCGATTCCGACTACAAATCCGAATCAGTTTCCGTCTCTAACCGCCGTTAAGTCCGCGGAGGCTCAAACCTCGTGCTGGCTAAGAAACGAGAAACACGTGCTGGATCGCCTAGGTTCGTCGTCTCCGAGGATAATTCGCTGCTTCGGAGACGACTGCAGTTTCGAGAACGGCGTTGAGTACTACAATCTGTTCCTCGAATACGCCGCCGGCGGGAGCCTTGCCGATGAATTGAAGAATCACGATGGCCAGATTTCCGAGCATGAGGCTCGGGAATACACGAGGGCCATCGTGGAGGGTCTGAGCCACGTGCACAAAAGCGGGTTTGTTCACTGCGACATAAAGCTGCAGAACATCCTCGTATTCGGGGACGGAGGTATCAAAATTGCGGATTTCGGGCTTGCGAGGGAGGCAGGGCAGAAACAGGAGAAGAGTGAATGCAGGGGGACTCCGATGTTTATGTCGCCGGAGCAAGCGACCGGCGGCGAGTGCGAATCGCCGGCCGATATATGGGCTTTGGGATGTACAATTGTGGAGATGGTGACCGGGAAACCGGCGTGGCAGGTGGAGAAGGGGGCGAGCATGTGGTCGCTGTTGCTTCGAATTGGGGTGGGAGAAGAGGTTCCCGAGATCCCTAATAATTTGTCCGAAGATGGAaaagattttattgaaaaatgttttattaaggaTCCTAAGAAGAGGTGGAGCGCAGAAATGCTATTGAAACACCCTTTTCTTATTAATGATGGCACTGTTCCATTTAAGCGCGTTCATGAGTCGCCGAGAAGCCACTTTGATTTCCCCGATTGGGTTTCTAGCGTGACGAATTCGCTTCCCAGTTCGCCGGAATTTCAAGACAAGTGGGATTTTGATGACGGGTTCTGTTCGCCGGAGGACCGGCTCCGGCAGCTTTTGACGGTTAATCGGCCGGCGAGTTGGTCAGAATCGGATGGGTGGAGTAGTGTTAGGTGA